AATGCGGCCATAAGCCCATAACTTACAGATATTGCTCGAACAGAAGATGCACAAGCCCAAACCAGCACCAACGCGGCCATAAGCCCATAACTTACAGATATTGCTCAAGTTCCCAGCGCAGAAATGGCTTCACAGCTTGAGAATCCTCGGTAGCTATACAGAAACAATAGATCAGGGGGGGAAATGACCCGTGGCGCATTTTTGGAGAGCCTTCTTTCAGACAGACAAAATTTGGCAGCAGCCGATGTTGCGCTTGCCCGCTCTCCTACTGCAGGATCTGAATGACGGATGTGGCATCCTACTTCTTTGCCGAGGCATTACGCAGCTTCTCAAAGATGGGGTGCCCCAGGATCTCTTTCGCAGACGGCCGCCTCACAGGATCAGGGTCCATCATCGACTGAAAGTGAGCAGAAAGTGGGAGTGAGCAAGCATGTGAAATACCTGTCATAAGGCAGAAAAATCTTTCTGGGACTTAAATGCTAGAGTTCTTTAAGGTGCCAAGCAACTGCAAATTGCAGCTCTGTAGATAGGTCATAGCTGTAATGGTGACGCCCTTGACCCAAAGAAAGAATCGACTGATGGAACAAAGCTAAAGGTGAAATAAGTTCATTCATGTGATACTTTCTTTATATGATGGTCATGAGTAACATGCACCAATGGGTACCATATAGATCGTGTTAGCGTTATAAAAAGGATGCACAAGCACCACCGGAAGTGTTAGGATTGTGCATGCGCGTAAACAGTCGGCATACAGAGTGGCAATAAATTTTAGCAGCATAGCAAGGTACTAGTATATTATGCTACTGCTTCATCAGCTGGAAGAAATACGCAACATGGTTACACGAAAGACACTTGCTTCTGCATAAATTTTAGCAGCATAGCAGCAAACTTTAAGCTTTTAGCCACAGAAGTAAAAAAACATTATGTTTTGCTGAGTTACTTGGGCGATCATGAACATTATCGAGCATGAGGATTAGATTAAGGAGTGTAGCCGTCATTTTGATTTTTTAATGCAAGGCATTTAGATACACAAGGGGAAACTATAGTAGAATAGTATCAATTGATTGTCAATCTGCATACAGAAATGCAGGGCAAATGTAAGTAAACAGCTGGAAAGGAAAAAGCCACATGGTGATGATGCCATACCTTGATTAAACTCTGGAACTGCATTGGGTGTCCTGGCAGCAATGAAATTTTGCCCTCTCTGAGACTTGCAAACTGGTGTCCAGAAACAGGAAGTGGAGTGCCTCTTATAAGCTCATAGACAGCTGCCCCGAGAGAAAAGATGTCTACCTTGTCAAGATGCTCGTGCTTTTCATTCAACATTTCTGGAGGCATATAACGAGAATCTCCTTCTTCGATTGCCAAACTTCGATCAATAAGTGTAGCACAACCGAAATCTCCAAGCTTATAAATACCATTCCTGACATATATGTTATCTGGTTTCACGTCAAGGTGTGCTACGCCCCGCCCGTGAATGAAGTCCAAACCTTTGCAGATCTTGCATTTCACAAAATTTACTTTCAACGTTAGTAGGTGAGGTGCACATGAAAGAATGGTTATATTAATAGGTGAGGTGTACACGAACGAATAATGCATGGGTGGTTAACGGCAGATGATGAATCCAAGAGTACTTTACATAATTTTGAGAAACTTGTTAGAACAACTATTACAATGGTATACTAGTCACGTTATGACATTGAATCCATTTTGCTTCAAATACTGACCATTGACCAACAAAAAACAAAATGGATTAGTAAACCAACCTGATACAACagttccagggcatccccaaactCCAACGGCTTGTCCCCATTCACAGATAACGAGCGGTCACACAGTTCCATCTGGATAAAAAGTTTTTCGGTCTCGAACCAAGAGGTGAAATATCCAACTATGTTCTCATGGTTACCCAAGGCCACTAAAGTATGAACTTCCTTCAGTGCTTGCCTCCTGTAAATAAATATACAAAACAAACGGGATTAGTTAATCATGGTCTAACTACTGAAGCAAGAGGGCTTCCATGAAACTACCTGTCCATGTCATTATGCAACTGCTTGATGCTCCGTTTTACTGCGTACAAGCAGCCCTCTATCCTCCTCAGAACTTTAAACACGACACTGAAGTTTCCACATCCAATTTGCTGGGAAAAAAACAATTGTCATGACCCAAACCTCCACAAAATGTAAAACTAAAACCTGAACATGAACACATAAGCAATATCTAATGAGAGCATACCTCAATTTCATGGAAATCGGTACGGTAACGTGAAAGACCGTCAGCACCAATGGAGGGAGAAGACCCTAAATACAGATATTTTGTCTGTTAACTATTTTTTGTGTGAGAAAGATGCTGCTATGAATGTTTCTTATTGAGATCAAAAATCACACGCAGTGATTGCGTATTATTAACCTTAAAACATGTACACATAATTTGAAGGGATGTGAAATGAACATGTACACATAATTTGAAGGGATGTAAAATGAACATGTACACATAATTTGAAGGGATGTAAAATGAACATGTACACATATTTTGAAGGGATGTGAAATGAACATGTTTCAATAACATCAAGCACATAAATGTTACCTGATGATTTGCATTTCCTCACGCAGAAAACATTATCATCTATTCGAGGGTCCATATTATATGGGTTCTTGATGCACGGTGGAGGCGTCACCTGGGAGCGCAGAACTCTTGCTGAATGTGGGACATAGCTACCTCTCTTTTGCGAACTAGGTTGCGCCATCTTTTCCTCCTCTGGATCGTCTTGACTTAGAGAAAATCGGACCGGAGTAATCTCCTGGCTATCCGCCTCCAAAAGGTCTGTCGTTCGGCCTTTGGGGGAAGAATCTGCAAGCAATGGCATTTCTTTATTAATACAAAGACATCCAGCCAGAGCAAGCATATCAAACTCTGAAAATTAGGCAACTGGATCTTGAGGCAAGACCATAATGATGATTTCAGATCAATAAGGAACCAAATTTGAGCATTTGCAGTCTCACCTCTTTTGTACCTCTTGCTCCGGGCCACTGACTTCTCTGGGGATTGGGGGCAAAGGATGTTCTCCTGCAGATAACCCAAACAGATCAGCTGAGCAATGTAATCCCACAGAAGAAAATACGTCGTTTTTCTCACCTTATCGGCGTCGAAGCTGCTCGCCATCTGCGGCGCATCGGGCGTGAGGTAATCCGGGGTACTGCAAAACAGCGAGCGGCAAGAAGGGGGATAGGGTTAGCCCGAGATGCGGACGCACACTGGACACAGACTGCAGCTCGGATCGAATCAGAGATCTACCAGAAGAAATCCTGGCTGAGGATGCAGGCGTCCCTGTCCTCCATGGGCACGTCCGCGTCCACGGGCGCGGCCTGCTGCGGCGgagcgggggcgggggcgggggcgggagCCGGGGCCGGGCGGGGCTCCTCGAGGAGCTCCCCGAAGGGCTTGGGCGAGGCGAAGGGGCCGTCGGCGAAGAGGGGGAAGAGGGTGACGTGCTCGAGCTTCTGCGAGAGCTCCCCCGACGGCGAGctgccggccgccgccgccgccatctgcGCCTGCGCCTTGGTCGCGGGGGGCGTGAAGCGGCGGCGGGACTTGCTCCCGCCGCGCGGGCCCGGGGTCTTGGTCCGCAGCATCGCCGCCGTCCGCTCGCGAGCGAGGCCTCCCTCCGTTCCTTCCCGGCGCGGCGGCGGAATGCCGGATTCGAGTCCGCGGCGGGGCTGGGGTTTGGCCGTGGGGGTGGGGGAGGCGCGGGGCGTGGAAGGGAGGAAAGAAATGATTTTTTAGATCGAGAAATCTGAAATTGGAGGGAGCTCTGGCTGGCTGTGGCGGGAGAGATGATAAATAAGAAAAACGTTTCGGTGGGAAATGGGACGTCGTTTTGTTCGTGTCCGTTTCTATCCGGATCCGGATGTTGGGCTGGCCCGGTGGGTGTTGCCAGACCATAATGTTGGGTTAGGCTGTTGGGCTGGACATGTCTGCTTTGTTGCCCTAGGCCCAGATTGGTAATGGCATTTTGGTTGGTATTTACACTCACAATCACATCACCACGAGACCGACTTAGAGGCACTGGATTTGGAAGCCGCTGACCTCACGCAATTAGAGGAGATTTTCACGGAGGAGGAGGTTTGCAATGTTATTAAGGAGATTCCCCCGGATAGAGCACCGGGTCCGGATGGCTTTATCGGAGCTTTCTACCACAAGGCGTGGACGGTGATCAAGCCAGACATCATGGCGGCTATGATTAAGCTATACGTGGGAGACACCAAAGGCTTTGGTAAACTTAACAAGGCACACATTGTGCTTATTCCTAAGAAGGCGAATGCCAAAGCCGTAGGGGACTTTCGCCCCATCAGCCTTCCTCACAGCTTCTCCAAAGTGCTCGCAACGAGAGCTCGTGCACGAATGCCGGAGATTGTCAGTATCAACCAATCAGCGTTTATCAGAGGACGATGCATTCATGACAATTATCTGCTTGTGAGGCAGGTGGCGCGCAAAGTTTACAGTAGCAAAGAGAAAGGGCTGTTCTTGAAGCTTGACATTTCCCGAGCTTTTGGTTCACTTTCATGGCCCTTCCTCTTTGAAGTCATGAGAGCTAGAGGGTTTGGCTCGCGCTGGCTAACCTGGATTGCCACAGTCCTTGCCTCTGCTAGCACTAAGGTTATTGTGAATGGCGTCCCGGGACGCACGATTCATCATGCGAAGGGCTGAGACAAGGGGACCCTGTCTCTCCCATGCTCTTTGTGATCGCCATAGatgtttgttggggaacgtagtaataattcaaaaatttcctacgtgtcaccaagatcaatctaggagatgctagcaacgagagagagggagtgcatcttcatacccttgaagatcgctaagcggaagcgttacaagaacgcggttgatggagtcgtactcgcggcgattcaaatcgcggaagatccgatctagcgccgaacggacggcgcctccgcgttcaacacacgtacagcccggggacgtctcctccttcttgatccagcaaggggataggagaagttgagggaaagctctggcagcacgacggcgtggtggtggtggtggagctcgtggttctccggcagggcttcgccaagcactatggaggaggaggaggtgttggaggaggagagggctgcgccaggggaaggggtgcggctgccctctctctccctcactatatatagggggaaggggggaggaggaggcgccctagggtttccctaggggaggggcggcggccacaagggaaaccctagatgggtttgggcgcccccacccctaggaaacttgccccccccccaagccgggaggggtggcgaGAGGCTGTTGAGTCCGGGGTGGGGGTTGGGGTTTGGCTGGGGGGGTGGGGAGAGGCGCGGGGCGGGGAAGGGAGGAAAGAAATGATTTTTTAGATTGAGAAATCTGAAATTGGAGGGAGCTCTGGCTGGCTGTGGCGGGAGAGATAATAAATAAGAAAACCATTTCGGTGGGAAATGGGACGTTGTTTTGTTCGTGTCCGTTTTTATCCGGATCCGGATGTTGGGCTAGCCCGGTGGGGATGTGTTGCCGTCTCTCAGTTAGGCTGTTGGGCTGGACATGTCTGCTTTGTTGCCCTAGGCCCAGATTGGTAATGGCATTTTGGTTGGTATTTACACTCACAATCACATCACCACGAGACATCATCAACCCCTCAAAAAAAAGTAACCACGAGACATCATCATCCTAGAAAGAAGTTAACTTCCCTAATTCTCTTGGAAATTGTTAGTTTTCCCACAACCCCTTTGCTCGACCAGTGGCGTGATTAGGAAGAAAGTGGGAAGGCCTCCCCCCAATAAAAATGAACAAAGTGGGGAggggcgcgcgggggggggggggggggggtcgggacCCGGGATCACAAACGGTTTCGCGTTTCCTAATTTCTATGTGGAGATACATGCAAAAATCAAAACAAGAAAATATCTTCTAAACCATTCATCTGAATCACAAACGGTTTCGCCTTTGTGTTTCTTGTGTCGATATCGTTCAAACTTTATTCCAGTTGTTAGGTTTTGAAAAAATTGATGTGTAAGTGCAATTTTCACGCTAGCGTGCGTACTTCTACTATTAGTGTGTGGTCTTCCAATGCTGGTGTGCTTACTTCCCATGTTAGTGGTGTGTACGAACATGGGGTGTGCACATGCCTCAAATTAAAGAAAATACACATGTAAATGCATAGGGCGGTACATATGCTCTTATGGAACTACACATCTCGCGGAGAAAGTGCACATATCTCTCCACAGTAGTGTACATGCCCATTAGGAAGTACCCATGCACTGCACCGAATTACAGGAGCAAACCTAAAAAGGAAAATGTGTAAAACTAGAAGAACGGGAGAACACATAGAAACACAAAAAGGAAAAGAGAAAATCGAAGACACGACCTCCTGCGTGGGACAGGGGGTGGGAGTATGTGGACGATGTGTTCTCATGGGAGCACTAACTCCCCTTCCAAGGTCACTCTGCTACATatttttttcctaattttgtAGCATGTTACCCAAATCCGAGTTACATATTTTGTGGTAGGTAATGTCCAAACAAAAAGATTTTGCAGTTGGTAGTGCAATCCATTTTTAGTTGGAGTAACTAGTAGGCAAAACTAGCAACCATCTGTTCCAAATATTTTTTACCGATACAGTCAATACGGTAGAATTATATGTATCTAAATTGAAACCACAAAAATGTCATCGCGAGACACCAGATAGACCATGACCCTCTACCTACTACACAGCGCCTACCCACTCTCACTCAAATTGCTAAAGTACATGGAATTgtggccccccccccccccggcacaCATTTGGTGACTATTCACCTATGAACTGTAGTCCCTTTGCAGGGGTAGACCTAACTTTTAGCGAAGGCAAATCATATGACTAATGCACTTCTTGTATAAATTTGCgggatttgattttttttctttaaGTATGAGTGGAATTaataaatttcaaaaaaaaacactAACTTGTACTTGGGTCCTCCCTTGGTACTTAACAAAGAAGAGCATGCCTATCATTAAACAATGGTAGTCGAGGTTTTCTTTAGGAAGTGAACTAATGTGTACCCAGTCCTACATGTCCAACACATGGGTAAAAGCCAAGTTAAGTCAATGAAAGTCCAAGTCAATAAGTCATCTATTGGTGAAGGAAATAAAAAACAATGACAAAGGAGAAGACCCATGAATAAACAAACCCATTTAGGCCAAGGGGTGGTGGTCTAGCCCACGTCCACCATGGACCATGCAC
The sequence above is a segment of the Aegilops tauschii subsp. strangulata cultivar AL8/78 chromosome 6, Aet v6.0, whole genome shotgun sequence genome. Coding sequences within it:
- the LOC109767052 gene encoding wee1-like protein kinase encodes the protein MLRTKTPGPRGGSKSRRRFTPPATKAQAQMAAAAAGSSPSGELSQKLEHVTLFPLFADGPFASPKPFGELLEEPRPAPAPAPAPAPAPPQQAAPVDADVPMEDRDACILSQDFFCTPDYLTPDAPQMASSFDADKENILCPQSPEKSVARSKRYKRDSSPKGRTTDLLEADSQEITPVRFSLSQDDPEEEKMAQPSSQKRGSYVPHSARVLRSQVTPPPCIKNPYNMDPRIDDNVFCVRKCKSSGSSPSIGADGLSRYRTDFHEIEQIGCGNFSVVFKVLRRIEGCLYAVKRSIKQLHNDMDRRQALKEVHTLVALGNHENIVGYFTSWFETEKLFIQMELCDRSLSVNGDKPLEFGDALELLYQICKGLDFIHGRGVAHLDVKPDNIYVRNGIYKLGDFGCATLIDRSLAIEEGDSRYMPPEMLNEKHEHLDKVDIFSLGAAVYELIRGTPLPVSGHQFASLREGKISLLPGHPMQFQSLIKSMMDPDPVRRPSAKEILGHPIFEKLRNASAKK